The sequence CCTCGACCGAGGTAGCTCCCCACGCTTGCAAGCGTGCAATTACTTCTTCGACCAATATCTCAGGCGCAGAGGCACCTGCGGTAACGCCTATGGTCTCCACGCCGCGCAGCCATTCGCGCTGAATATCATCGGCTGAATCGATAAGGTAGGCTGGTGTTCCGAGTTTTTCAGCAAGTTCCCGCAGACGGCTTGAGTTGGAACTAGAAGGAGAACCAACGACGAGGACCAGATCACAACTGTGGGCTAGCGTTTTAACCGCATCTTGGCGATTTTGGGTAGCGTAGCAGATATCGTCCTTCTTGGGGCCGACCAGATCGGGAAATTGCCCTTGGAGGGCATCAATTACTGCACGGGCGTCATCCATCGATAGTGTGGTTTGGGTGGCAAACGCCACCTGGCTAGGGTCGCGTAACTGCAAACTGGCTACATCTTCGGGAGTTTCCACCAAATGGATATTCCCTCCAGCGGAATACTCGTAGCGACCCATGGTTCCCTCTACCTCGGGGTGGCCGGCATGGCCAATTAGGATAACATCGCGTCCGGCACGGGCGTGGCGAACCACTTCCAGATGAACTTTGGTAACGAGAGGGCAAGTGGCGTCAAAGACCCGCAATTCCCGGCGCGTTGCCTCTTCTTGCACCGCATGAGATACGCCATGGGCACTAAATATGACTGTGGCCCCATCCGGGATTTCGTCCAAGTCTTCAACGAAGATTGCCCCGCGCGTCCGTAGACTCTCTACCACGAATCGGTTGTGAACTACCTCGTGACGCACATAAATCGGGGCGCCAAAACGTTCGAGGGCACGATTTACAATATCAATGGCACGATCCACCCCGGCACAAAAACCGCGCGGATTTGCAAGGAGAGTACGCATAATGGACCTCGCTAAAATCAAACGGACTCATGGCAAAAACGAGCGTTATGTCTTTTTGATCGGGGCACCACCACCAGCGAAAAGCAAGGGTGGCGCCTCTTCTTTTTCTGACTCCTTCTTGGGTTCCTCGTACAAGGAAAACGATACGCGGTTCTCGGTATCCGTTTCCTTGGCGCTCTTGCTGTGTAATTTAAATTTGAGGCGTAACTCGTTGATAGAATCAGCATTACGGAGCGCGTCATCTCTGGTGATACGGCCATCCTCGCACAAAACGAAGAGTGCCTGATCGAAGGTTTGCATCCCGAGTTCCACCGATTTTGCCATGACCTCTTTAATCTGATTAGTTTCACCACGGAGAATAAGATCGGCGACCAATGGTGAATTGAGTAGGATCTCAATTGCGGCGCAGCGTCCGCCTCCCTTTTTGGG comes from Gammaproteobacteria bacterium and encodes:
- the ispH gene encoding 1-hydroxy-2-methyl-2-(E)-butenyl 4-diphosphate reductase yields the protein MRTLLANPRGFCAGVDRAIDIVNRALERFGAPIYVRHEVVHNRFVVESLRTRGAIFVEDLDEIPDGATVIFSAHGVSHAVQEEATRRELRVFDATCPLVTKVHLEVVRHARAGRDVILIGHAGHPEVEGTMGRYEYSAGGNIHLVETPEDVASLQLRDPSQVAFATQTTLSMDDARAVIDALQGQFPDLVGPKKDDICYATQNRQDAVKTLAHSCDLVLVVGSPSSSNSSRLRELAEKLGTPAYLIDSADDIQREWLRGVETIGVTAGASAPEILVEEVIARLQAWGATSVEENQGRREDVVFPVPKKLQ